Proteins encoded by one window of Salvia splendens isolate huo1 chromosome 5, SspV2, whole genome shotgun sequence:
- the LOC121805634 gene encoding arogenate dehydrogenase 2, chloroplastic-like, translating to MVSFSSIQFQPAAAATSPRTSVLLSHHHHHSDQLSLSSSPSPPQQLPPSRLHRRRLHCIRAIDAAQPYDYEAYLFNRFSPSSKLKIAVVGFGNFGQFLAKAFIRQGHTVFAHSRSNYHAVAQSLGAAFFPDPHDLCEQHPDVILLCTSVISTESVLRSLPLQRLRRNTLFVDVLSVKEFPKNIFLQILPHHFDILCTHPMFGPESGKLTWQNLPFVFDKVRIGNEDSRINRVEAFLDIFKKEGCAMVEMSCAEHDKYAAGSQFITHTMGRILEKLQLESTPINTKGYETLLNLVENTASDSFDLYYGLFMYNKNAMEQLERLDLAFEALKKELFGHLHEVLRKQLFGKSEEAGHRRPMLAKLPKNGTPPLLPSQSEAVANNNN from the coding sequence ATGGTTTCCTTCTCTTCCATTCAATTTCAACCCGCCGCCGCAGCCACTTCTCCACGTACATCTGTCCTCCTCtctcaccaccaccaccattcCGATCAATTGTCTCTCTCCTCGTCTCCCTCGCCGCCGCAGCAGCTCCCACCCTCccgcctccaccgccgccgcctccacTGCATCCGCGCGATCGACGCCGCGCAGCCGTACGACTACGAGGCGTACCTCTTCAACCGCTTCAGCCCGTCCAGCAAGCTCAAAATCGCCGTGGTAGGGTTCGGAAACTTCGGCCAATTCCTGGCGAAGGCCTTCATCCGGCAAGGCCACACCGTGTTCGCCCACTCCCGGTCGAATTACCACGCCGTCGCGCAGTCTCTCGGCGCCGCCTTCTTCCCCGATCCGCACGACCTCTGCGAGCAGCACCCCGACGTGATCCTCCTCTGCACATCCGTCATCTCCACCGAGTCCGTCCTCcgctccctccccctccagcgCCTCCGCCGCAACACGCTCTTCGTCGACGTGCTCTCCGTCAAGGAATTCCCCAAAAACATCttcctccaaatcctcccccACCATTTCGACATCCTCTGCACGCACCCGATGTTCGGCCCGGAGAGCGGGAAGCTGACGTGGCAGAATCTCCCATTCGTCTTCGATAAGGTCAGGATCGGGAACGAGGACTCCCGAATCAACCGCGTCGAGGCGTTCTTAGATATATTCAAAAAGGAAGGTTGCGCGATGGTGGAGATGAGCTGCGCGGAGCACGATAAGTACGCCGCAGGGTCGCAGTTCATCACGCATACGATGGGGAGGATTCTGGAGAAGCTGCAGCTCGAGAGCACTCCGATCAACACCAAGGGCTACGAGACGCTGCTGAATTTGGTGGAGAACACTGCCAGCGACAGTTTCGACCTATACTACGGCCTCTTTATGTATAATAAGAACGCCATGGAGCAGCTAGAGAGGTTGGATTTGGCGTTTGAGGCGTTGAAGAAAGAGCTGTTCGGCCACTTGCACGAGGTGTTGAGGAAGCAGTTGTTTGGGAAGTCGGAGGAGGCCGGCCACCGGAGGCCGATGCTGGCCAAATTGCCCAAGAATGGGACTCCTCCGTTGTTGCCATCTCAATCGGAGGCCGTTGCCAACAACAATAATTAG